tctgacagtCAGTGACATTGATCACTTTTTGTGTACGTATCGGTCACTAATATATCTTCTTTTGGGAAATATAAGATCacatcttttgcctatttttaaaatggggtcatttcttttcttattattgagttatgagttcttcatatatttctgGATACAAAGTGCCTTGTCAGATGCTTGTATTTTAAGTGTATTCTACCAGACTGTGGctttctttcttcagttctttaaTAGTGTCTTTGAAGagcaaatattttgaattttaatgaaatcaaatttatacattttttttcttttttgatagtgcattttgcattttttcttttttttcttgagatgacgcatggtgctttttatttttttatttattttttattatagtataattgctttacaatgttgtgttagtttctgctgtacaacaaaatgaatcagctatatgcatacatatatcccctccctcccatcccccccatcctacccatctaggtcatcacagagcatggagcttgagctccctgtgctatacgacAGGTTCCCATTGGCTATGCATTTTACACACGGTAGTGTATTTATATCAAATCTAACCTCCCAAgtcatcccaccacccccttgccccactgtgtccacaagtTCTCTAAAATCTGTGCCTGTGCCAAAGTCAAAAAGACTTTTCCTCCAAAAGTTTTGATGGTTCTAGCTTATGTAAAGTTTGGCTCTCTGGACAATGCTGGGTTAATGTTTGTCTATGGTATAAGTTTAGATTTAaggttcatttttcttctcatatgGATATCTAGTTTTTCCAAAGTCACCCTTTCCCTGTTGAATTTTCTCAGCACGCTCATTAAAAATCAATCGACCATAGGTACGTAGGTCTATTTTTGaactctctagtctgttccattgacAGATTTCTTTAAGAGCATTCACTATTATTACTGCCACTTCTGCCGCTGTTGCTACTGCTACTACTAGTCTTTCTACGAATACTATCACTGCTGTTGCAgctgctccttcttcctctcaCACATTTTCATACATTGGTATGTTCAGGAGTAAAGCAGTCTACGCTTTTTCAAGCAGAAAGAGTTGCGCGACAACGCAGTGCAATATAAAGGATGAAATTGCATTGCTCCtgctttgcagatgaagaaatgaagaaatagaaatgctAAGTAGTCTTACCACAAGAGGGCAGCTAGTTAGCAACAAGATAAGAAACGCTGAATTTTGTCATTAAGTCTCATTTCCACTGTTTATCTTCATGGCAACACACTTAGAAATTCCATGGTGTTTCCCACCGGATTATAACTTCTGGAGGGCAGGGCTTTGGCTACATTGTCCGATGATTGATCCTCCATGCTTTGAGTGGTGCCTGGTACCCAGGAGGACTCACGTATCATAGGGGATGATGAgtgatgaatgaacaaaggatGAACCCTCCTCATGGGCTTGGTTATCATATCAGaaacactttattattttaatggattcccaccctctgcccaccctttatctttctctgcctgcAAACTGAATGTCACAAACCTGTTTAGAAATATTCCCCCAAATCAGTACATTAGaatgaaaagattttgaaattctGCGTATGTCCACATtattaaaagtcctcatcacaagctTGTACTTTCAGATTCAAGGTTCAAGAAGTGATTTAAATCTAGTCTTCCCCCAgactccactcccaccccctcacTGACCATTTGCATTTAGTGATATTAAAGATcaataacaaagggtgttcaactcgaggatggaagatgccttagaggactgggaaagggagggtgggggggactcgagggagggtgggggggttgagggagggagggaatacggggatatgtgtataaaaacagatgattgaacttggtgtacccccccaaaaaaataaataaataaataaagaaacaaacaaacaaataaataaataaaatttaaaaaaaaagatcaatatggaagaaacattttttttcttagatcagctgcttaaaaaaatagctttgaaACCATGCCGTGCTAAGGACAGGTCAGCTATCTCTCCATACATGATTCACTTCACTTTTTAGGTATATAATAGTATGCGTCTCCGCCTGTACTTAAGAATATTTAAGCATAGGAAAAAGAGAGGATTATGTAAtaaaaagagaacagacttgggagTCGGATGGTCCTAGGTTACAATCTCTATGctctgaccttggacaaatcattACCTTCTCTGGGtgtcaatttctttaatttttaagcaGAAACACTAGTACCTACATCTTAGGCACGTGGTGGGATTTATGTAggacaacttaaaaaaattccaagcCAATGTCAGGCATATATTAGGTAATTCAATCCATatgtttctttcctctgtgcctcGGAGAATCATTTACATAACGGAGGTGGCGAAACTTTGCAAACTATGAAGTGCCGTGTCCTGTGGGGAGgtgcctctctccctgccctcatcTCCTGCTGTTTCCTTACAAAATTCTCAGGTTATCCATGTGGAACTACATAGGCTCCCAAATGCACCATGCTCCCCCCACTCTGAGTGTCATGTGATTCAAGACTCCACTTGTTTCAGTCGATAAACTTTCTGTATACAGAAACCCCCTGCTCCCAGCAAGTTGATTCCACTCCCTTCGCTGAGATCCCCACCAAGCCCATAATTCACCTTCACTGTTCCTCATCGCTGAGCATCACATTTGTTTCCTtatgttccttccttcttcaGCAGGAGTGTGACTCCTCCAGGACTGAGTCTCTCTGATTTAACCTGTATCCCTGGCACTTAGCATATGATTGGATTTCTAGAACTAGCTCCTGAGTCAATAAATATGATTGTGGTGTTATTATTCTTAGAATAATAAGAATTTTCTCcaaactcaaaaaaagaaaactccaaagaACTCAAAGCAATATTACAGTAGATGCAACACAAAGGGAGCCTGAGAAGTACCATGAAGTCCATTGGACAGTGGACCAGTCCCTCACCCTATCCTAAGGCTGGTGGAGTTAGGGGTGTTGCCTATCATTCTGTCATTATTTACGCTCTCCTGGACTAATTGTGTCCATCCTTCTCTTTTCTGTAGGCACCCAATAGTGTTAAATAAACCAACAGGTTTCATATGGACCTTCTGTCCAACAAGATAGCCATGCATAGAGAAAACTAAAACGAAAGTACAAGGTTGGCTGGGAAACCTAGTAAGGTGGATGAATCTACATCAGAACTTCACGGCCAATGAAGCTCAGAGTAATTCATCATTCATCCTTGGCTCGGTACACTCTGGCTTCTGTGCCCATCATCCAAGTAGGTGTGCCCTCACCAAGCTGCCAAAGCCTTCCTTGCTGAAAAGATCATAGACACTGTCATTTTCCGTCTTGCATCTCCTCTGCAATACTTGCCAGGTTTGAccactccttccttcctgaaaAACTCTCCATGGTCTTGTTATCTTTACAGCAGTAAATCAGGGCATTAGATATAGAAGCAGGTGCTCTGAGATGAACCCCTTGTTCCATCCCTGCCGACTGTGCAATCCTGAAGAAGTTAATTCACtcatctaagcctcagtttcttccaccgtcaaagatataaaaataaataacctttACAAGGCTTGTAGCTTAGAGACCATTCAATAAAATTAGATATATTATTACCATGTTCTGCTGGTGTTTGACTGACATCCTGGCTTGTTTCTTAGCCTGTTTTTCTGGCCTCCACCCATCTGCTCTTTCCTTAAAAATTGGATTTCTCCAGGCTTCTCTCATTGGCTCCCTTTCCATTTCAAGCTATGCAGCCTTCCTCGGAAGGCTCATCTACCACCATAGCCTCAGGTATCTTTTTTATGCTCAGGATTTCCCTTCTTTTGTCTCTAGCTTGGTTTTTCCTCCTGAGCTCCATACTCAAAACTGTATGACAGGCTTGGAAGAAGGCGTCCGCCCAGGCAGTGGTGTAAAGGCTGGAGGAAACACCCGAACATGTGGAATCCCAATGCCGGGCATCAAGGGCCATATCCACACCCGCCTAATGTCGGGTACCCTGGAGGTTGCAATCCTGCCCATCCACCACCGGCCAACCCTGTCTGTCCTCCAGGCCCCTTTCGGACTCCCCCAGGAGCACCCCAGGGGAATCCAGCCTTTCCCCCTTGTGGGCCCTGTTATCCTGTGCCACAACCAGGGTATCCAGGATGCCAACCCTCAGGTCCCTACCCCCCTCCATACCCACCACCTGCCCCTGGCATGCATCCTGTAAATCCATTGACTCCTGGCATGGTAGGACCAGGAATAGTGATTGACAAGAAGatgcagaagaaaatgaagaaagctcataaaaagaagcagaaacaccacaagcatggcaagcattcctcctcctcctcctcctcttccagcaGTGACTCTGATTGAATACAGGGCCTGGACCCTTCCCTCAAGTCTCTCCAGTTCTGCTCTCCCATCAAGCTTCAGATGCCATCTTGTACTGGGGGTAATATAGCCCCCGTGTCCCTCTCCCACCGCCACCCCTGCAATCTAAGCCTCACTCTGCTGATAAACCCTAACTGGctagggaaaatgagaaaagaattgcCATCAGCTAACAAAGGCCATCTTTTCACTGCTTGGATAGAACTTTTAGCTGATGGGTTTTGCAGGAGAACTATTTTTTGAAGATGGAGATTTGAACTA
The genomic region above belongs to Hippopotamus amphibius kiboko isolate mHipAmp2 chromosome 9, mHipAmp2.hap2, whole genome shotgun sequence and contains:
- the LOC130829014 gene encoding proline-rich protein 13-like — its product is MWNPNAGHQGPYPHPPNVGYPGGCNPAHPPPANPVCPPGPFRTPPGAPQGNPAFPPCGPCYPVPQPGYPGCQPSGPYPPPYPPPAPGMHPVNPLTPGMVGPGIVIDKKMQKKMKKAHKKKQKHHKHGKHSSSSSSSSSSDSD